The following is a genomic window from Hymenobacter sp. APR13.
CTCCCGAAAACCAAAACCCCGCCGACGCCCTCGACCCGAAATCCGGTGCCAACCTCTCCGATGAGCAGCGCAAGCACCGCGAAGAGCTCTACGGCTACAAGCGCGACGAAGAAGGCACCCTCGATACCTCGGCTATGCTCGACGACGCCACCGCCGGCGAGCCGACCGATAGCCCCACCACCGGCCCCGACCCCGACAACTCCAGCATGACCGACGAGCTGATGAACCCGGGCTTCAACAACCCCATCGACGACAATAACCGCTAGGACTCCATCTTCCCGGCGTTGCAGAAAGGCCTTCCACAGTTTGTGGAAGGCCTTTTTCGTATACTGCGGAGCTACCTCGGTCAGTGGCAGACCAGCGGGCATGGCCCGCCCTGGCGCTAGGTGCAACCTTCTGGCGGGCCGCTACGCATAAGCACCATATATTCTCCCATCCACTCCTCTCATCCCGCCTATGTCCGCCCTGCTTGTCCTCACTGATTTCACACCCGATGCCGACCACGCCCTGGCCTACGCCGCCGCCCTGGCTGCCCCGCTGGGCGCTTCGCTGGTGCTGCTGCACATCCGCCGCGAGTCGCTGCTTGACCCCGACGCTTTTACCGGCAAAATCAGGCACATGAGTGAGGGCGAGGTAGCGGCCGCTCTAGCCGAGCGGGCGGCTACTGTGCAGGTGCCTATTGTGGTGGAAACCGCCGTGGAAAGTGTGGCCAACGGCGTGGAAGAAGCCGTGAGCCGCCACCGCGCCGTGCTGGTTATCTTGGGCAAGCCCAACACCGACGCCACCCCCGACGAGTTGGTGGCCAGCACCTCGCTCACGCTGCTGCGCGCCACCCAGGTGCCGCTGTTGGTGGTGCCCGGCCAGGCCACGGCTGCCGTGCCGCCCGCCCGCCTCACCCTGGCCGCCGACGGCCAGCCCTTCCGGCTAGCGCCCGCCATCATTGCTTCCACCCAAAAGCTGCTGCAGCGGGTGCACCCAGCCCTCACAGTAACCCACGTAGCCGAGCCCGAAGACAGCGACGACTGCCGTATGGCCCTGGCCAGCGTGCTGCACAGCGGCCTCGGCACCGACCTGCCGCACATTGATACACACGGCGTGCGGCACCTGCAGCCCGCGGGCGGCATTCTGCAGGCGGCCGCCGAAACCCGCGCCGACCTGCTGGTAGTAGTGGCCCGGCGGCGCAGCTTCCTGGGGCAGATTTTCAACCGCAGCGTGTCGGCGCAGGTGGTGCTGCACAGCGCCGTGCCGGTGCTGCTGCTCCCGGCCAACGAGTAGCCGGCGCGGCCACCAAGTTGGAGAAAGGCCAGCTGAACGCAACGCCTGGCCGCCGCGGGCCGTTGGGGAAAGGGGTAAGTCCATCCCAACATCTCCTTTTATGTCTTCTTCCAACTCCGCCGATTCGCGCCGGCAGTTTCTGCGCCAGCTTAGCCTGACCGCCGCGGCCACCGCCGTAGCCGGCCCCACGGCGGCATTGGCCACTCCCCCTTCCACTATGCAATACGATGATCAAAAAAAACTCGGTTTCGCCATTGTAGGCCTCGGCAAGTTTGCTCAGGAGCAGATGATGCCGGCATTCAAGGAGTGCAAGCACGCCCGCATCACGGCCCTCGTGAGCGGCTCGCCCGACAAGGCCCGCAAGCTGGCCCGCGAGTACGGCGTCGAGGAAAAGAACGTCTACAGCTACGACAACTTCGATTCCATCAAGGACAACCCAGCCGTGGACGTGGTGTACATCGTGTTGCCGCCCGGCCTGCACGCCGAGTACACCGTGCGGGCGGCCAAGGCCGGCAAGCACGTGCTGTGCGAGAAGCCCATGGCCAATTCCGTGGCCGATTGCCAGAAGATGATTGAGGCCTGCGAAAAGGCCGGCAAGAAGCTGATGATTGCCTACCGCGCCCAGTTTGAGCCGTTCAACCTCGACGCCATTGCCCGCATCAAAAAGGGCGAACTGGGCAAGCTGCGCCAGATTACGGCCGACCACGGCCGCAGCGTGAAGCCCACCGAGGAACCCGCCGAAGCCTGGCGCGTGCAGAAAAAGCTGGCCGGCGGCGGTTCGCTCATGGACATCGGCATCTACTCCCTGAACGCCACCCGCTACCTCACCGGTGAGGAGCCCGTGGAAGTCACGGCCCAGGAGTTCAGCGACAAGTCGGACCCGCGCTTCAAGGAAGTGGAAGACACCATCCATTTCACGCTGCGCTTCCCCAGCGGCGTGTTGGCCTCGTGCACCAGCTCCTACAGCATTCAGGAGGTGAAGCGGTTCCGGGCCTTCGGCGACAAAGCCTGGCTGGACCTCGACCCCGCCACCGACTACTACGAGCACCGCATGACCATCGGCGATAAAGACGGCCAGCACCAGCCCAAGCTCAAGGAAGGCAACCAGTTCGCCGCCGAGCTCGACCACATGGCCGAATGCGTATTGCAAAACAAAACGCCCAAAACGCCCGGTGAAGAAGGCCTGAAAGACATCCGCCTAGTCATGGCCATCTACGAAGCCGCCCGCACCGGTAAGCGGGTGAAGGTGTAAGGACCTCACCCCCTAGCCCCCTCTCCCAAAGAGAGGGGGAACTAGATTTCTAGCAGCTAAAAACTAGGTTCAGTAAGCACTAAAAAGGCCCGTCGAATACTTCGGCGGGCCTTTTTAGTACTAGAGCCCCTCTCTTTGGGAGAGGGGTTGGGGTGAGGCCCTTAGCACTTATAGCTTCCAGCCGACCAGCACGCCGCCGTAGCCGTTGCGGGTGGGCGCGGCTTGGAAGTAGCGGCCGCCGAAGGCGTTGAGGTCGTTGCCGAGGCTGTAGCGGCGGTTAGTGGCGTTGTCGAGGCCGCCGAATACGTCCAGCTCCAGGCGGCCGAGCGTGCGTCGCCAGCCGCCCCGCGTCCCGAATACCCAGTAGCCGGGCGCGGCTTCGGTGTTGGCATCATTGAGGAAGATGCGGGCCTGGTGGCTGGCGGTGGGGCTGAGGTAGAAACCGAGCTGCTGCGTGAAATCGAGGCCGGCGGTGAGCGTGTGCGGGGCGGTGCCGGTGAGGCGGTTGCCGCTGAAATCCTGGCCGCCGCTCTCATAGCTGCCGAAGCGGTAGTGGTTGTAGGCGTAGGTGGCAAAGGCGCGCAGACCGGTTTGCACCTCGGCGCCTGGGGTGCTTGAAGCTTGCAGCTTACGGCTTGAAGCTTTCTGCTCCCACAGCCAGCCGCTCAGGGCTACCTCCAGGCCGCGCTGACGGGTAGTGCCGGCGTTGCGGAACAGGCTGGTGCCCTGGTCGGTGGTGAAAGTGGTGATGGTCTGACGCAGGCGGAAGTCGTAGGCGGCCACGTCGAACTTGAGGCGCTGGCCCAGCAGCGTGCCGCGGGTGCCTACCTCGTAGCTGGTGCCACGCTCGGCCTGCAAATCGGTATTGAGGCTGCCATCGGAGGGGCGGATTTCCTCGGTGGTGGGCGGCGAGAAACCACGGCTTACGCTACCGTACACGGAAATCTGCGGCTTCAGCTCCTTGAGCAGCGCCACCCTTGGCGACACCACCGGCCGGAAGTCGCGCTGCACGGCGTAGCTGGTGGGCGTGCCGGGGCGCGTGGCATCAAGCAGGCGGCGCACGTCGTAGCGCAGGCGGCTGTAGCTGGCGCCGGCGGTCAGCAGGAAGCCAGCCGGCAGCTCGTAGTCGGCCTGCGCAAACAGGAAGCCGGTGCCGGACTTGATTTCGTCGTCGTAGCGCAGCGGGCCGGTTTCGCCGGCGCGGTTCTGGTAGCTACGGCCGCTCAGGAAGCCGACCTGGGTTTCGGCTCCACCCTGCAGGCGCAGCACCCGGCCGGCCAGGCGGCTCTGGTAGCGCAGTGCCACCCGGGCCCCGGTTTCTAGGCGCGTGTTGCGCTCAAAATCCACCAGAAACGGCGTCCGGATGGCGCTGCCGGTGCCGTAGAGCGTGGCCACCGAGCTCAGGCGCGGCGTAAACCGGAACTCGTGGGTGCCGCCCAGCAGCAGGGTGCGCGAGGCGTAGTAAGCGCGCTGGGCCACGGTGCCGGGCGCGGTGGCCGTACTGGGGCGGGCCTGCCGGGGGTCGGCCTGAAACTGGGCGCGGGTGAGGCCGCCGGGCAACTGGTAGTTGATGTCGGAGTAGAGGCCGTGCAGCGCCACGGTCTGGCGGGCCGAGGGCTGAAACTCGCCGTCGAGGGCCAGCACGTCGCGGCGCAGGGCGCTTTGCTGGCGGTAGCCGTCGAGGGTCTGGCGGGCGTACTGGGCGCGCACGTAGCCGGTGGCCGTGCCGCTTTCGGCGGTGGCGGTGTAGCGCCGCAGCCCGAAGCTGCCGGCCGTGAAGCCCACCTGGGCGCGGGCCTGGCCGGCCTCGGGGCGGCGGTTACGCAGCAAAATGGCGCCGCCGGTGCCGGCCCCGTACACGCTGGCGGCGGGGCCTTTCAGCACTTCGAGGCTGCCAATCTGGGCGGGGTCGAGGAGGTTGAGCGGGGTGCTGCCGCTGGCGTCGGTGAATGGCAGGCCTTCGTAGTAGAGCTTCACGTTGCGCACCCCAAACGGCGAGCGGAGCGTGCTGCCCCGCACGCTGAGGCGGTAGCTGGCGGTGGCGCGCTCCTCCAGCCGCACGCCGGGCAGCGTGTTCACGGCCTGCGTAAGGGCCTGCTGCCCGAACCTGTCGAAGTCGGCGGCGCTGAGCACGCCCACGGCGGCGGCGGTGCGGCGCAGCGGCAGCTGCTGGCCGTAGCCCGTGACGGTGGCTTCGGGCAGGGCCACGGCCCG
Proteins encoded in this region:
- a CDS encoding universal stress protein, which translates into the protein MSALLVLTDFTPDADHALAYAAALAAPLGASLVLLHIRRESLLDPDAFTGKIRHMSEGEVAAALAERAATVQVPIVVETAVESVANGVEEAVSRHRAVLVILGKPNTDATPDELVASTSLTLLRATQVPLLVVPGQATAAVPPARLTLAADGQPFRLAPAIIASTQKLLQRVHPALTVTHVAEPEDSDDCRMALASVLHSGLGTDLPHIDTHGVRHLQPAGGILQAAAETRADLLVVVARRRSFLGQIFNRSVSAQVVLHSAVPVLLLPANE
- a CDS encoding Gfo/Idh/MocA family protein, whose amino-acid sequence is MSSSNSADSRRQFLRQLSLTAAATAVAGPTAALATPPSTMQYDDQKKLGFAIVGLGKFAQEQMMPAFKECKHARITALVSGSPDKARKLAREYGVEEKNVYSYDNFDSIKDNPAVDVVYIVLPPGLHAEYTVRAAKAGKHVLCEKPMANSVADCQKMIEACEKAGKKLMIAYRAQFEPFNLDAIARIKKGELGKLRQITADHGRSVKPTEEPAEAWRVQKKLAGGGSLMDIGIYSLNATRYLTGEEPVEVTAQEFSDKSDPRFKEVEDTIHFTLRFPSGVLASCTSSYSIQEVKRFRAFGDKAWLDLDPATDYYEHRMTIGDKDGQHQPKLKEGNQFAAELDHMAECVLQNKTPKTPGEEGLKDIRLVMAIYEAARTGKRVKV
- a CDS encoding TonB-dependent receptor family protein, with product MPYRYAAPLLLLPVSVLAQTAAPDTTRAVALPEATVTGYGQQLPLRRTAAAVGVLSAADFDRFGQQALTQAVNTLPGVRLEERATASYRLSVRGSTLRSPFGVRNVKLYYEGLPFTDASGSTPLNLLDPAQIGSLEVLKGPAASVYGAGTGGAILLRNRRPEAGQARAQVGFTAGSFGLRRYTATAESGTATGYVRAQYARQTLDGYRQQSALRRDVLALDGEFQPSARQTVALHGLYSDINYQLPGGLTRAQFQADPRQARPSTATAPGTVAQRAYYASRTLLLGGTHEFRFTPRLSSVATLYGTGSAIRTPFLVDFERNTRLETGARVALRYQSRLAGRVLRLQGGAETQVGFLSGRSYQNRAGETGPLRYDDEIKSGTGFLFAQADYELPAGFLLTAGASYSRLRYDVRRLLDATRPGTPTSYAVQRDFRPVVSPRVALLKELKPQISVYGSVSRGFSPPTTEEIRPSDGSLNTDLQAERGTSYEVGTRGTLLGQRLKFDVAAYDFRLRQTITTFTTDQGTSLFRNAGTTRQRGLEVALSGWLWEQKASSRKLQASSTPGAEVQTGLRAFATYAYNHYRFGSYESGGQDFSGNRLTGTAPHTLTAGLDFTQQLGFYLSPTASHQARIFLNDANTEAAPGYWVFGTRGGWRRTLGRLELDVFGGLDNATNRRYSLGNDLNAFGGRYFQAAPTRNGYGGVLVGWKL